In the genome of Gammaproteobacteria bacterium, one region contains:
- a CDS encoding hypothetical protein (Evidence 5 : Unknown function), which translates to MASSATSAWGSLPSTATVVGYARDGYPIVVKSGVYANYSVVTSSVAASDGTARPTSNTTDTTNAYGNWSADMGAFVSSGTTFTQSNLPSNLTFGDFKYTGPSTLGTSTSALGLCNEAPNTDSTIQTLSGATAAYVYYLTPNFPMVPRCLIGVTDGPTETTQGFFHSGSSD; encoded by the coding sequence ATGGCCTCAAGTGCCACAAGCGCCTGGGGCTCCTTGCCGAGTACCGCAACGGTTGTCGGTTACGCCCGTGACGGATATCCGATTGTTGTGAAATCAGGGGTTTATGCTAATTATTCGGTGGTAACATCTTCGGTCGCGGCATCTGATGGTACTGCTCGCCCGACGAGCAATACCACCGACACTACCAATGCCTATGGAAACTGGTCGGCAGATATGGGGGCATTTGTGTCTTCAGGCACCACCTTTACGCAAAGCAATCTGCCTTCAAATTTAACTTTTGGCGATTTCAAGTACACTGGACCCAGTACTTTAGGAACATCTACCTCGGCCTTGGGGCTTTGTAATGAAGCACCCAACACCGATTCCACAATCCAGACTTTAAGCGGAGCTACCGCAGCTTACGTGTATTACCTTACACCTAATTTTCCTATGGTTCCTAGATGTCTAATCGGAGTTACTGATGGACCCACGGAAACTACCCAAGGTTTCTTTCACTCTGGTTCATCAGATTAA
- a CDS encoding conserved hypothetical protein (Evidence 4 : Unknown function but conserved in other organisms) has protein sequence MGQMTVTVLKKKLEQKSKQELIQDISELYKKFPAVKEYYQIQQGDIKLILDKYKDIIKKEFVDGYTKGLPKARLSVARKAVQDFKKMTTNPELLADIMFTFVESISNFNTEFATDDESFYTSPEGMFEKSLELLNKNNLLQAFKERVYRIVDNATEGWGHFDSLQEIYERFYGEFVR, from the coding sequence ATGGGGCAGATGACAGTAACTGTATTGAAGAAAAAATTGGAACAGAAGAGTAAGCAGGAACTAATTCAAGATATTTCAGAGCTATATAAAAAATTTCCTGCTGTTAAAGAGTATTATCAAATTCAACAAGGTGATATTAAATTAATATTAGACAAATATAAGGATATCATAAAGAAAGAGTTCGTTGATGGATACACAAAAGGACTTCCAAAAGCAAGATTAAGTGTTGCACGGAAAGCAGTACAGGATTTTAAAAAAATGACAACGAATCCAGAATTATTAGCGGATATTATGTTTACTTTTGTAGAGTCAATATCTAATTTTAATACTGAGTTTGCTACGGATGATGAATCGTTTTACACAAGTCCAGAAGGAATGTTTGAGAAAAGCCTAGAATTACTAAATAAAAATAATTTATTGCAGGCATTTAAAGAAAGAGTTTATCGCATAGTAGATAATGCAACTGAAGGTTGGGGGCATTTCGATAGTCTTCAAGAAATTTATGAGCGATTCTATGGTGAGTTTGTTCGGTAA